A region of Myxococcaceae bacterium JPH2 DNA encodes the following proteins:
- the xseA gene encoding exodeoxyribonuclease VII large subunit produces the protein MKKRKGAGAESPPPVDPNQGDLFGTSLLPPLRPAPRAASKKAAKAPTPTPVASAEEAPPAVSVAAPVVAVPVVTAAPVPVSPRAERVVLSVGELTRQLKHALESRFPRVLVRGEVSGFRGANARGHWYFTLKDADASIDTKVWASMAGRLRFALRDGMEVLAEGSVDLYEPQGRYSLIVHRLEPVGEGALALAFEQLKARLAAEGLIGDRRVRLPRPLPFLPRRVGVVTSRTGAALQDFLRVLHSRNPRMGVLLADARVQGEGSAEEVARAIERLGRTDVDVIVVTRGGGSVEDLWTFNEERVARAIFASRVPVVSAIGHEIDFTISDFVADWRAPTPSAAAERLSPVLADLELSLATQAGRLRRAMERRVLELRERQGSLGARLADPRRAINQQRLHLSEQVESMMRVLRPSVREHRERLRALHERLQRARPQARLSEQRAHLHKLSRRLAEAARAGVAQRRGALADARLGLERASPTAQVARERMRLAAQHARLVALPRQSLSEARRRFETLSGRLDAMSPLKVMSRGYAVAFRQRDGAVVRAVSDVQVGETLGIKLANNGAQTLGGCEEIEATVTAVKGPVDC, from the coding sequence ATGAAGAAGCGCAAGGGCGCGGGCGCCGAGTCGCCCCCACCAGTCGACCCGAACCAGGGCGACCTCTTTGGCACGTCGCTCCTGCCTCCGCTGCGTCCGGCACCGCGCGCGGCCTCGAAGAAGGCCGCCAAGGCGCCCACTCCAACGCCCGTGGCGAGCGCGGAGGAGGCGCCGCCCGCGGTGTCCGTGGCCGCGCCTGTCGTGGCCGTGCCCGTGGTGACGGCGGCGCCTGTGCCGGTGTCTCCTCGGGCGGAGCGCGTGGTGCTGTCGGTGGGCGAACTCACTCGACAGCTCAAGCATGCGCTGGAGTCTCGCTTCCCTCGCGTGCTGGTGCGCGGCGAGGTGTCTGGCTTCCGGGGCGCCAACGCGCGCGGCCACTGGTACTTCACGCTCAAGGACGCCGATGCGTCCATCGACACCAAGGTCTGGGCGTCGATGGCGGGTCGGCTGCGCTTCGCGCTGCGCGACGGCATGGAGGTGCTGGCCGAGGGCAGTGTGGACCTGTACGAGCCGCAGGGCCGCTACAGCCTCATCGTCCATCGGCTGGAGCCGGTGGGCGAGGGCGCGCTGGCGCTGGCCTTCGAGCAGCTCAAGGCGCGCCTTGCCGCCGAGGGGTTGATTGGCGACCGGCGCGTGCGGCTGCCTCGCCCGCTTCCGTTCCTGCCCCGGCGCGTGGGCGTGGTGACGAGCCGCACGGGCGCCGCGCTCCAGGACTTCCTGCGCGTGCTGCACTCGCGCAACCCGCGCATGGGCGTGCTGCTCGCGGACGCTCGGGTGCAGGGCGAGGGCTCGGCGGAGGAGGTGGCTCGCGCCATCGAGCGGCTGGGCCGCACCGACGTGGACGTCATCGTGGTGACGCGCGGCGGAGGCTCGGTGGAGGACCTCTGGACGTTCAACGAGGAGCGGGTGGCTCGGGCCATCTTCGCCTCGCGGGTCCCCGTGGTCTCGGCCATTGGCCACGAGATTGACTTCACCATCTCCGACTTCGTGGCGGACTGGCGCGCACCCACGCCCAGCGCGGCGGCCGAGCGGCTGTCCCCGGTGCTCGCGGACCTGGAGCTGAGCCTCGCCACGCAGGCGGGCCGGCTGCGGCGGGCCATGGAGCGCCGCGTCCTGGAGCTTCGTGAGCGACAGGGCTCGCTCGGGGCACGGCTGGCGGATCCCCGCCGCGCCATCAACCAGCAGCGCCTCCACTTGTCCGAGCAGGTGGAGTCGATGATGCGCGTGCTGCGCCCCTCCGTGCGAGAGCACCGCGAGCGCCTGCGCGCCCTGCACGAGCGGCTCCAGCGCGCCCGGCCTCAGGCTCGCCTGAGCGAGCAGCGCGCCCATCTGCACAAGCTGTCCCGCCGGCTGGCCGAGGCGGCGCGCGCGGGGGTGGCCCAGCGGCGCGGGGCCTTGGCGGATGCTCGGCTGGGGCTGGAGCGAGCGTCACCCACCGCGCAGGTGGCTCGCGAGCGGATGCGGCTTGCGGCCCAGCATGCCCGCCTGGTCGCGCTCCCGCGTCAATCGCTCTCCGAGGCGCGGAGGCGTTTCGAGACGCTGAGCGGGCGACTGGATGCGATGAGCCCGCTGAAGGTGATGTCGCGCGGGTACGCGGTGGCCTTCCGGCAGCGCGATGGTGCGGTGGTGCGCGCCGTCTCCGACGTGCAGGTGGGGGAGACGCTGGGTATCAAACTGGCCAACAACGGGGCGCAAACGTTGGGTGGCTGTGAGGAAATCGAAGCCACGGTCACGGCCGTGAAAGGGCCGGTGGACTGCTAG
- the xseB gene encoding exodeoxyribonuclease VII small subunit, whose amino-acid sequence MAVAKSDKAPKVDASAEAAVPEQYGDVVARLEETVARLESGDLSLEASLKAFEEGIRLVRRGEKLLTEAEQRIEQLLVDEDGKDVAAPLAVASRAASAVAPRAPAAKPPPEDDVPF is encoded by the coding sequence ATGGCCGTGGCGAAGTCGGACAAGGCACCGAAGGTGGATGCATCCGCGGAGGCGGCGGTGCCGGAGCAATACGGGGATGTGGTGGCGCGCCTGGAGGAGACGGTGGCGCGGCTGGAGAGCGGGGACCTGTCCCTGGAGGCCTCGCTGAAGGCCTTCGAGGAGGGCATCCGATTGGTGCGCCGCGGCGAGAAGCTGCTCACCGAGGCCGAGCAGCGCATCGAGCAACTCCTGGTGGACGAGGACGGCAAGGACGTGGCGGCGCCGCTGGCGGTCGCGTCGCGCGCGGCCTCGGCGGTGGCCCCTCGGGCTCCCGCGGCGAAGCCCCCTCCCGAGGACGATGTTCCGTTCTAG
- a CDS encoding response regulator: protein MSKLKITIVDDDRDTRDMLSVALEEEGFDVTSAANGLRLIASLQLHRPHAILLDVNMSWIDGFELCRAVKKNEHFRDIPIIFISGRGDPEDKRRGMEAGAADYFVKPLDLETLVRRIRALIPSQSAEEP, encoded by the coding sequence ATGTCGAAGCTGAAAATCACCATCGTCGACGACGACCGGGACACGCGCGACATGCTGTCGGTGGCCCTCGAGGAAGAGGGCTTCGACGTGACGTCGGCCGCCAACGGATTGAGGCTGATTGCCTCGCTCCAGTTGCACCGGCCGCACGCCATCCTCCTGGACGTGAACATGTCCTGGATTGACGGCTTCGAGCTGTGCCGGGCCGTGAAGAAGAACGAACACTTCCGGGACATCCCCATCATCTTCATCAGCGGGCGGGGAGACCCGGAGGACAAGCGGCGCGGCATGGAAGCAGGTGCCGCGGATTACTTCGTGAAGCCGCTGGACCTGGAGACGCTCGTGCGCCGCATCCGCGCGCTCATCCCGTCCCAGTCGGCAGAGGAGCCGTGA
- a CDS encoding polyprenyl synthetase family protein, whose protein sequence is MFPLDSFLRAQQERVEALLNDRSERLRPAGTPPRLLEAMRYSLMAGGKRLRPVLCLTFADTVARASVAAPAAEDAACALEYVHTYSLIHDDLPAMDDDDLRRGRPTSHKVYGEAMAILAGDALLTEAFTLVASGTEPMRAALCAELAQAAGAAGMVGGQVLDIAEDRPAELDYLLRLHRLKTGALIRASCRMGVLAGGGDAQALARADIYGSAVGLAFQIADDVLDVTSSAEVMGKPVGADAEAGRFTFPAVLGLEASRRMAREKVDEAVEAVRFLEGEDGPLAALARFTVERSS, encoded by the coding sequence ATGTTCCCACTGGATTCGTTCCTTCGCGCGCAGCAGGAGCGCGTGGAGGCGCTGCTGAACGACCGCTCCGAGCGGCTCCGCCCGGCGGGGACACCTCCCCGCCTGTTGGAGGCCATGCGCTACTCCCTGATGGCGGGAGGCAAGCGTCTGCGGCCGGTGTTGTGCCTCACCTTCGCGGACACCGTGGCGCGCGCGAGCGTCGCCGCGCCCGCGGCCGAGGATGCGGCGTGCGCGCTGGAGTACGTGCACACGTACTCGCTCATCCATGACGACCTGCCGGCCATGGACGACGATGACCTGCGCCGGGGCCGTCCCACGAGCCACAAGGTGTACGGAGAGGCCATGGCCATCCTGGCGGGCGACGCGCTGCTCACCGAGGCGTTCACCCTGGTGGCCTCGGGGACCGAGCCCATGCGGGCCGCGCTGTGTGCCGAGCTGGCGCAGGCGGCCGGAGCGGCGGGCATGGTGGGCGGACAGGTGCTGGACATCGCCGAGGACCGGCCCGCGGAGCTGGACTACCTGCTGCGGCTGCATCGGCTGAAGACGGGCGCGCTCATCCGGGCCTCGTGCCGCATGGGCGTGCTGGCGGGCGGCGGTGATGCGCAGGCGTTGGCGCGCGCGGACATCTACGGCTCGGCGGTGGGGCTGGCGTTCCAGATCGCCGACGACGTGCTCGACGTGACGAGCAGCGCGGAGGTCATGGGCAAGCCGGTGGGCGCGGACGCCGAGGCCGGGCGCTTCACGTTCCCTGCCGTGCTGGGGCTGGAGGCCTCGCGGCGCATGGCGCGCGAGAAGGTGGACGAGGCGGTGGAGGCGGTGCGCTTCCTGGAGGGCGAGGACGGGCCGCTGGCGGCGCTGGCTCGCTTCACGGTGGAGCGGTCGTCCTGA
- a CDS encoding 1-deoxy-D-xylulose-5-phosphate synthase gives MAGVLARVASPSDVRALPEAELPRLCEELREAIITICGRVGGHLGASLGAVELIVALHRVFHSPSDALLFDVGHQAYAHKLLTGRAERMHTLRQEGGIGPFLDPRESPHDALLAGHACTAVSAALGLLEGRRQLGHRGHVVAVVGDGALTGGLSFEGLNNAGGSHLPLVVVVNDNQMSISANVGAVPALLRTRNARAFFEALGFTYLGPVDGHDLSALVPALREARSASRPVVVHAMTRKGRGFPPAEADEQTRGHAMGPYEWRDGKLVRSRGGHRTFSEAFAAALEDAMAKDPRVVAVTPAMLEGSALTGLKRRFPDRVHDVGIAEQHAVTFCAGLAAAGARPVCAIYSTFLQRAYDQIIHDVCLPGLPVVFAVDRAGLVGADGATHQGAYDVAFLRPIPGLRQWAPVVGEDLGPMLQSALDGGVPAVLRFPRGTLVPLPPELSAEPTAPTGARWLRRVPDSRLTLVTLGPLGLAALEAAREEPTWSVLDARCAWPLDEAALLEAAAGGHVVVAEEGTVRGGLGSAVLELYAAAGVTPRVRLVGLPDQFIPHGDARVQRAELGLDAAGLRRAGQALLRGEVLR, from the coding sequence ATGGCGGGGGTGCTGGCGCGGGTCGCCTCTCCCTCGGACGTGCGCGCGCTGCCCGAGGCGGAGCTGCCTCGGCTGTGCGAGGAGCTGCGCGAGGCCATCATCACCATTTGCGGCCGGGTGGGTGGACACCTGGGCGCGTCGCTGGGCGCGGTGGAGCTCATCGTCGCGCTGCACCGCGTGTTCCATTCGCCCTCGGACGCGCTCCTTTTCGACGTGGGCCATCAGGCCTACGCGCACAAGCTGCTCACCGGGCGCGCCGAGCGAATGCACACGCTGCGGCAGGAAGGGGGCATCGGCCCGTTCCTGGATCCGCGCGAGAGCCCGCACGACGCGTTGCTCGCGGGACACGCGTGCACGGCGGTGTCCGCGGCGCTGGGGTTGTTGGAAGGGCGCCGGCAGCTGGGCCATCGAGGCCACGTCGTGGCGGTGGTGGGCGATGGCGCGCTCACGGGTGGCCTGTCCTTCGAGGGGCTCAACAACGCGGGGGGCAGCCACCTGCCGCTCGTCGTCGTGGTGAACGACAACCAGATGTCCATCAGCGCCAACGTGGGCGCGGTGCCCGCGCTGCTGCGCACCCGCAACGCGCGGGCCTTCTTCGAGGCGCTCGGCTTCACGTACCTGGGGCCCGTGGATGGTCATGACCTGAGCGCGCTCGTGCCGGCCTTGCGTGAGGCTCGGTCCGCGTCCCGCCCCGTGGTGGTGCACGCCATGACGCGCAAGGGGCGCGGCTTTCCTCCCGCCGAGGCGGATGAGCAGACGCGCGGCCACGCCATGGGCCCATATGAGTGGCGCGACGGCAAGCTCGTGCGCTCGCGTGGAGGCCACCGCACGTTCAGTGAGGCCTTCGCCGCGGCGCTCGAGGACGCGATGGCGAAGGATCCTCGGGTGGTGGCGGTGACGCCGGCCATGCTGGAGGGCTCGGCGCTCACGGGGCTCAAGCGGCGCTTTCCGGACCGGGTCCACGACGTGGGCATCGCCGAGCAGCACGCCGTCACGTTCTGCGCGGGGCTGGCGGCGGCGGGCGCTCGGCCCGTGTGCGCCATCTACTCGACGTTCCTCCAGCGCGCGTACGATCAGATCATCCACGACGTGTGTCTCCCCGGGCTGCCGGTCGTCTTCGCGGTGGACCGCGCGGGGTTGGTGGGCGCGGACGGGGCCACGCATCAGGGGGCCTACGACGTGGCCTTCCTGCGCCCCATTCCGGGCCTGCGGCAGTGGGCGCCCGTGGTGGGAGAGGACCTGGGGCCCATGCTCCAGTCCGCGCTCGACGGCGGAGTCCCCGCGGTGCTGCGCTTCCCGCGCGGCACGTTGGTGCCCCTGCCGCCGGAGTTGAGCGCCGAGCCGACTGCGCCGACGGGCGCGCGGTGGCTGCGCCGCGTTCCGGACTCGCGCCTGACGCTGGTGACGCTGGGGCCTCTGGGGCTCGCGGCATTGGAGGCGGCGCGCGAGGAGCCCACGTGGAGCGTGCTGGATGCGCGGTGCGCGTGGCCGCTCGATGAGGCCGCGCTGCTCGAAGCCGCCGCGGGAGGCCACGTGGTGGTGGCCGAGGAAGGCACGGTGCGCGGAGGTCTGGGCAGCGCGGTGCTGGAGCTGTACGCGGCGGCGGGCGTGACGCCGCGCGTGCGCCTGGTGGGCCTGCCGGACCAGTTCATTCCCCACGGTGACGCACGCGTTCAGCGAGCGGAGCTGGGGTTGGATGCCGCGGGGCTGCGGCGCGCGGGCCAGGCCCTGCTGCGCGGAGAGGTCCTTCGATGA
- a CDS encoding TlyA family RNA methyltransferase — translation MKSKKERLDVLVVERGLAESRTKAHALILAGQVVVDDQRVDKPGAQVSVSAELRLKGEVMPYVSRGGLKLKAALEQFQLDVTGRVGADIGASTGGFTDCLLQHGVVRVHAIDVGYGQLHEKLRKDPRVRSRERVNARYLTEEDLPEKVSVVVIDVSFISLTQVLPSVLPYLESGGLLVALVKPQFEVGPDKVGKGGVVRDAVARQECIDAMTAFVGTQGLAVRGWMDCPVPGPAGNVEALLVAERA, via the coding sequence ATGAAGTCGAAGAAGGAGCGCCTGGACGTCCTGGTGGTGGAGCGCGGGCTGGCCGAGTCGCGCACCAAGGCGCATGCCCTCATCCTGGCCGGGCAGGTGGTGGTGGATGACCAGCGCGTGGACAAGCCCGGAGCGCAGGTGTCCGTCAGCGCCGAGCTGCGCCTCAAGGGCGAAGTGATGCCCTATGTGTCCCGAGGCGGGCTGAAGCTGAAGGCCGCGCTGGAGCAGTTCCAGCTTGACGTCACGGGGCGCGTGGGCGCGGACATCGGCGCGAGCACGGGCGGCTTCACGGACTGCCTGCTTCAACACGGTGTCGTGCGCGTGCACGCCATCGACGTGGGCTATGGCCAGCTTCACGAGAAGCTGCGCAAGGACCCTCGGGTGCGCTCGCGCGAGCGCGTCAACGCGCGCTACCTCACGGAAGAGGACCTGCCGGAGAAGGTGAGCGTCGTCGTCATCGACGTGAGCTTCATCTCGCTCACGCAGGTGCTGCCCTCGGTGCTGCCCTACCTGGAGTCGGGTGGCCTGCTCGTCGCGCTGGTGAAGCCGCAGTTCGAGGTGGGCCCGGACAAGGTGGGCAAGGGCGGGGTAGTGCGAGACGCCGTCGCGCGCCAGGAGTGCATCGACGCGATGACGGCGTTCGTGGGCACGCAGGGGCTCGCCGTGCGCGGGTGGATGGACTGCCCCGTCCCCGGGCCCGCTGGCAACGTGGAAGCGCTCCTCGTCGCCGAGCGGGCCTGA
- a CDS encoding OmpA family protein — MISTREVVVAGNEPHSPATLHNAWTDPRNLRRGSTSTGGVGLLRIAGADLGSPGLLRFGVVGEYSHGSDFPVRDATNSRTSGTFSLAYTPVEFLQAFAAYSASANTNSRTSPRLIQALGDVTFGARASRQWMPGLWAGIDVRMMTFSGVGDASVDKTAWGFAPRLVGTYDLHEVDARLPLRVHANLGLLFDGTQSLADDAKLNASEEYALGINRYSRLALALGVEVPLPGVTPFLEYSRAQPLGTGGPLVSPDGRTLSSGSVAPQVLGLGARVTALKDLSFTAAAEFGLQRNVGMGVAPVPPFNLVVGAAYTVDVLGHEPTKVVEQVRERKVAPPAPKLAQVSGTVMDAETHKPVGGVLVAVAGLPPVATDTEAGRFLTYELTPGAVKLLVRKEGYHPLTRELILQPGEKSVVELTLQREARPAQVSVSVASKKKPVTATVALQGPKPAQLAMSESASSPSVAELPAGTYVAVVTAPGYLAQTRTVQVAEGTPLSLAFDLEPEPKKRLVSIKDNKLELLQPLHFADGKALLLPDNDAVLAQVVDVLVRAGNHRVRVEAHTDNQGDKDANLQLSKDRAKAVVSALARAGIDATRLESEGYGDSRPVAPNLTPRGRELNRRVELLILDR, encoded by the coding sequence ATCATCTCCACGCGAGAGGTCGTCGTCGCCGGCAACGAACCTCACAGCCCGGCCACCCTTCACAACGCCTGGACGGATCCGCGCAACCTGCGCCGAGGCTCCACCAGCACGGGCGGGGTGGGTCTGCTGCGCATCGCCGGCGCCGATCTGGGGTCGCCCGGACTGCTCCGCTTCGGCGTGGTGGGCGAGTACTCCCACGGCAGCGACTTCCCGGTCCGCGACGCGACGAACTCGCGCACGTCCGGGACGTTCTCGCTGGCGTACACCCCCGTGGAGTTCCTCCAGGCCTTCGCGGCCTACTCGGCCTCCGCCAACACCAACTCGCGCACCTCGCCGCGCCTCATCCAGGCGCTCGGCGACGTGACCTTCGGAGCGCGCGCCTCGCGCCAGTGGATGCCGGGACTTTGGGCTGGCATCGACGTGCGCATGATGACGTTCTCGGGCGTGGGGGATGCGTCCGTGGACAAGACCGCGTGGGGCTTCGCGCCCAGGCTGGTGGGCACATATGACCTGCACGAGGTCGATGCGCGTCTGCCCCTGCGCGTGCACGCCAACCTGGGCCTGCTGTTCGACGGCACCCAGAGTCTGGCGGACGACGCGAAGCTGAACGCCTCGGAGGAGTACGCGCTGGGCATCAACCGGTACAGCCGGCTGGCGCTCGCGCTCGGCGTGGAGGTGCCGCTCCCCGGGGTGACACCCTTCCTGGAGTACAGCCGCGCGCAGCCGCTCGGCACGGGCGGTCCGCTCGTCTCCCCGGATGGGCGCACCTTGTCCTCCGGCAGCGTCGCGCCCCAGGTGCTCGGCCTGGGCGCCCGAGTCACCGCCCTCAAGGACCTCTCGTTCACCGCTGCCGCCGAATTCGGCCTCCAGCGAAACGTGGGCATGGGCGTGGCGCCCGTGCCGCCGTTCAACCTCGTGGTGGGCGCGGCCTACACGGTGGACGTGCTGGGGCATGAGCCGACGAAGGTGGTGGAGCAGGTTCGCGAGCGAAAGGTGGCACCGCCCGCGCCCAAGCTCGCGCAGGTGTCGGGGACGGTGATGGATGCGGAAACCCACAAGCCGGTGGGCGGCGTCCTCGTCGCGGTGGCGGGCCTGCCGCCCGTGGCCACGGACACCGAGGCCGGCCGGTTCCTCACGTACGAGCTGACGCCCGGCGCGGTGAAGCTGCTCGTGCGCAAGGAGGGCTACCACCCGCTGACGCGTGAACTCATCCTGCAGCCCGGAGAGAAGTCCGTGGTGGAGCTGACGCTGCAGCGTGAGGCACGCCCCGCCCAGGTCTCCGTCTCGGTGGCGTCGAAGAAGAAGCCCGTGACGGCGACCGTGGCGCTCCAAGGCCCGAAGCCGGCGCAGCTCGCCATGTCCGAGTCCGCCTCCAGCCCCAGTGTCGCGGAGCTGCCTGCGGGCACCTACGTGGCCGTCGTCACCGCGCCGGGCTACCTGGCGCAGACGCGCACCGTGCAGGTGGCGGAGGGCACGCCCTTGTCGCTCGCGTTCGACCTGGAGCCGGAGCCGAAGAAGCGGCTCGTGAGCATCAAGGACAACAAGCTGGAGCTGCTCCAGCCGCTGCACTTCGCGGACGGAAAGGCCCTGCTCCTGCCGGACAACGACGCGGTGCTGGCCCAGGTGGTGGACGTACTCGTGCGCGCGGGCAACCACCGCGTGCGGGTGGAGGCCCACACGGACAACCAGGGCGACAAGGATGCCAACCTCCAGCTCTCCAAGGACCGGGCGAAGGCCGTGGTGAGCGCGCTGGCTCGGGCGGGCATCGACGCGACGCGCCTGGAGTCGGAGGGCTACGGCGACAGCCGGCCGGTGGCACCCAACCTCACCCCGAGGGGCCGGGAGCTGAACCGCCGCGTGGAGTTGCTCATCCTGGACCGGTGA